One Fontisphaera persica DNA window includes the following coding sequences:
- a CDS encoding DUF5010 domain-containing protein: MQFHTNPLWMLAAMLATWTPALPAAQREIPPAFGPYLNLKEADFTGTRSFTAKDKIVATYYFYWYDIYTKSHIIDHDGTDALTTHPPTLEDFSYQSIAWHKKQFLDMQEAGIDVALPVFWGAPSEQDPKAGLHWSYEGLKVMVQARDELVKAGKKPPLLGLFYDTSTLQFNQWGVHVDLTTDYGRRWFYATIRDFFSMVPPRHWAMIDGKPLVLLYAAAFAKAHDQSCVDYLMEQFPKDFGGRRPYFVRQNSWNVKADNTVAWGGALGLVNPGVASLGPGYDHSAVPGRTPLVVDRRGGKFYEEQWLKFLRRPSNIVTLETWNEFHEGTDICESREYGRQYINLTKKYVRLFKQGYVPPWPKGAYDKARSVSMLLAEKNTERGLQWVENDDGKTTPATAGGLPCRAAQITPKGGTYIYFVVDESFKKPGKFQGTVEVEYFDAAPGALGLEYDGSDPNAPFSGAYTRAKETVKLAGSQTWKTAQFQLTDARLLNSQNKGADFRLVVQASALMVRRVELRKP; encoded by the coding sequence ATGCAATTCCACACCAACCCGCTCTGGATGCTCGCCGCCATGCTGGCAACATGGACCCCGGCACTGCCGGCCGCCCAGCGTGAAATCCCGCCCGCCTTCGGCCCCTACCTCAACCTCAAGGAGGCGGACTTCACCGGCACGCGCAGTTTCACCGCCAAGGACAAAATCGTGGCCACGTACTACTTCTACTGGTACGACATCTACACCAAAAGCCACATCATTGACCACGACGGCACCGACGCCCTCACCACCCACCCGCCCACGCTGGAGGATTTCTCGTACCAATCCATCGCCTGGCACAAAAAGCAATTTCTCGACATGCAGGAGGCCGGCATTGACGTGGCCCTGCCGGTGTTCTGGGGCGCCCCCAGCGAGCAGGACCCCAAAGCCGGCCTGCACTGGAGCTACGAAGGGCTGAAGGTCATGGTCCAGGCGCGTGATGAACTGGTCAAAGCCGGGAAAAAACCGCCGCTCCTCGGCCTCTTCTATGACACCAGCACCCTGCAATTCAACCAATGGGGCGTGCATGTGGATTTAACCACCGACTACGGCCGCCGCTGGTTCTACGCCACCATCCGCGACTTCTTCTCCATGGTGCCGCCGCGGCACTGGGCCATGATTGACGGCAAACCGCTGGTGCTGCTCTACGCCGCCGCCTTCGCCAAAGCCCATGACCAATCCTGCGTGGATTATCTCATGGAACAATTCCCCAAGGATTTCGGCGGACGCCGCCCCTACTTTGTCCGCCAAAACTCATGGAATGTGAAAGCCGACAATACCGTGGCCTGGGGTGGCGCGCTGGGCCTGGTCAACCCCGGCGTGGCCTCCCTTGGCCCCGGCTATGACCATTCAGCCGTGCCGGGACGCACGCCGCTGGTCGTGGACCGCCGCGGCGGCAAGTTCTACGAGGAGCAATGGCTCAAATTCCTCCGCCGGCCATCCAATATCGTCACCCTCGAAACCTGGAATGAGTTCCATGAAGGCACTGACATCTGCGAATCCCGCGAGTACGGCCGGCAATACATCAACCTGACTAAAAAGTACGTGCGCCTCTTCAAGCAGGGCTATGTGCCGCCGTGGCCCAAGGGCGCCTATGACAAGGCGCGCTCGGTGAGCATGCTGCTGGCCGAAAAAAACACCGAACGCGGTTTGCAGTGGGTGGAAAATGATGACGGCAAAACCACCCCCGCCACCGCCGGCGGTCTGCCCTGCCGCGCCGCCCAAATCACCCCCAAGGGCGGCACCTACATCTATTTTGTGGTGGATGAATCCTTCAAAAAACCCGGCAAGTTCCAAGGCACTGTGGAGGTGGAGTACTTTGACGCCGCCCCGGGCGCGCTGGGTCTGGAGTACGACGGCAGCGACCCCAACGCCCCCTTCAGCGGCGCCTACACGCGCGCCAAAGAAACTGTGAAGCTGGCCGGCTCCCAAACGTGGAAGACCGCCCAATTTCAGCTCACCGACGCCCGCCTGCTCAATTCACAAAACAAAGGCGCCGATTTCCGCCTGGTGGTCCAAGCCTCCGCGCTCATGGTCCGCCGCGTGGAATTGCGCAAACCCTGA
- the recR gene encoding recombination mediator RecR, with protein sequence MGALPESLQRLVGALGQLPGIGPRTAERLALHLVQREPEAVKLLAAALVEAREKVQACAQCGGLTEIQPCALCADPRRDAALLCVVETPVDILRLEKAGAYRGLYHVLGGRLSPTTGVEPEDLRIAELEARLAEGRVKEVVLALGSDVESDATCYYLARRLAGQGVPVTRLAQGLPAGAGLEFADEITLSRALEGRRRVE encoded by the coding sequence ATGGGCGCATTGCCTGAATCGCTGCAACGGCTGGTGGGGGCGTTGGGCCAGTTGCCCGGCATCGGGCCGCGTACGGCCGAGCGGCTGGCGTTGCATCTGGTGCAGCGGGAGCCGGAAGCGGTGAAGTTGCTGGCGGCGGCCCTGGTGGAAGCGCGCGAGAAGGTGCAGGCCTGCGCGCAATGCGGCGGCCTGACCGAAATCCAGCCATGCGCGCTGTGTGCGGACCCCCGGCGGGATGCCGCGCTGTTGTGCGTGGTGGAAACGCCGGTGGACATTTTGCGGCTGGAGAAGGCGGGGGCGTATCGCGGTTTGTATCATGTGTTGGGAGGGCGGCTCTCACCCACCACCGGCGTGGAGCCGGAGGATTTGCGGATTGCGGAGCTGGAGGCGCGGTTGGCGGAGGGCAGGGTGAAGGAAGTGGTGTTGGCCCTGGGCAGCGACGTGGAGAGCGACGCCACCTGTTATTATCTGGCCCGGCGGCTGGCGGGTCAGGGGGTGCCGGTCACGCGGCTGGCGCAGGGGCTGCCGGCGGGAGCGGGGCTGGAGTTTGCCGATGAAATCACGTTGTCCCGCGCGCTGGAGGGGCGCCGCCGAGTGGAGTAA
- a CDS encoding YbaB/EbfC family nucleoid-associated protein, protein MSSIGKLMKQAARMQQQITAIQQQLAQQTVEATSGGGAVKAVATCDGRLKSIRLDPQTLNPGDAEVLEDLVLTAVNQALDQARKINETEMQKVTAGFNLPGLT, encoded by the coding sequence ATGTCGAGCATTGGCAAACTCATGAAGCAGGCGGCGCGGATGCAGCAGCAGATCACCGCCATCCAACAGCAACTGGCCCAGCAGACCGTGGAGGCGACGAGTGGCGGGGGCGCGGTGAAGGCGGTGGCGACGTGCGACGGGCGGCTGAAGTCCATCCGGCTGGACCCGCAGACGCTGAATCCGGGCGATGCCGAGGTGCTGGAAGACCTGGTGCTGACGGCGGTGAATCAGGCTCTGGACCAGGCGCGGAAAATCAACGAAACGGAAATGCAGAAAGTGACCGCCGGCTTCAACCTGCCCGGCTTGACGTGA
- a CDS encoding Smr/MutS family protein encodes MDSSPIQWPIDGVLDLHSFRPQDVADVLQEYLAQCRARGILQVRVIHGKGQGVLCRTVHALLARLPEVQSFALATPAFGGHGATIVHLQPLP; translated from the coding sequence ATGGACTCCTCCCCCATCCAATGGCCCATTGACGGCGTCCTCGACCTGCACTCCTTCCGCCCCCAGGACGTCGCCGATGTGCTCCAGGAATACCTCGCCCAATGCCGCGCCCGCGGCATCCTCCAAGTCCGCGTCATCCACGGCAAAGGCCAGGGCGTCCTCTGCCGCACCGTCCACGCCCTCCTTGCCCGCCTGCCCGAAGTCCAAAGCTTCGCCCTCGCCACCCCCGCCTTCGGCGGCCACGGCGCCACCATCGTCCACCTCCAACCCCTGCCCTAA
- the dnaX gene encoding DNA polymerase III subunit gamma/tau: protein MAYQVLARKYRPQRFSDVVGQEHVTRTLAQAIQQNRIAHAYIFCGPRGTGKTTIARIFAKCLNCTDGPRVDFREDDPRVVEITEGRSMDVLEIDGASNNSVEQVRDLRETVKYAPAASRFKIYIIDEVHMLSTSAFNALLKTLEEPPPHVKFFFATTDPEKVLPTILSRCQRFDLRRIPSLLIVQQLARIAKAEGVEVEEAALQAIARGCDGGMRDAESALDQLISFCGGKIVEADVLSMYGLAAQSQLLSMAGAVLAGDAVQAMRELDAAAQAGKDLARLVGDLLRHFRNLLIYQVSQGDRSLLEVSEAEWEAMKPQLAGVTTDTLTRIMEVLSECELQLREAASRKILIELALWKACQARQAVSLEAVLQQLQRLRTEAAAGGASEAPASAAAPPAGSLRAAVEAQTGRASRPAPAAAPANPPSGAPPPQARAANEPVAGTALQELWGRLLAEMREQRPMLYSSFALAFPVSFERGDLVIGFAPDNKANMVLASGDAHRAWLVQRLAALGWPDVRLKFIEASPPAAPLPAVTASAPAEAGASAAAPAAAPKGAPKNLNDYKNDPEIARALELFRGMLRQVVHPSGNT from the coding sequence ATGGCATACCAGGTTTTAGCACGCAAATACCGCCCGCAGCGTTTCAGCGATGTGGTGGGGCAGGAGCATGTGACGCGCACGCTGGCGCAGGCAATCCAGCAAAACCGCATTGCGCATGCCTACATTTTTTGCGGGCCGCGGGGCACCGGCAAGACGACCATTGCGCGGATTTTTGCCAAGTGCCTGAACTGCACGGACGGGCCGAGGGTGGATTTTCGCGAGGACGACCCCCGGGTGGTGGAGATCACCGAGGGGCGCTCGATGGACGTGCTGGAGATTGACGGCGCGAGCAACAACAGCGTGGAGCAGGTGCGCGATTTGCGGGAGACGGTGAAATACGCGCCGGCGGCGTCGCGTTTCAAGATTTACATCATAGACGAGGTGCACATGCTTTCGACCTCGGCGTTCAACGCCTTGTTGAAGACGCTGGAGGAGCCGCCGCCGCATGTGAAGTTTTTCTTTGCGACGACGGACCCGGAGAAGGTGCTGCCCACCATTTTGTCGCGGTGCCAGCGGTTTGATTTGCGGCGCATACCGTCCCTGCTGATAGTGCAGCAACTGGCGCGCATTGCGAAGGCCGAGGGGGTGGAGGTGGAGGAGGCGGCTCTGCAGGCGATTGCGCGGGGTTGCGATGGGGGCATGCGTGACGCGGAGTCGGCGCTGGACCAGCTCATCAGCTTCTGCGGGGGGAAGATTGTGGAGGCGGACGTGCTTTCCATGTACGGCCTGGCCGCGCAGTCGCAATTGTTGTCCATGGCGGGGGCCGTGCTGGCCGGGGACGCGGTTCAGGCCATGCGCGAGCTGGACGCGGCGGCGCAGGCGGGCAAGGACCTGGCGCGGCTGGTGGGCGATTTGTTGCGGCATTTCCGCAATTTGTTGATTTATCAGGTGTCCCAGGGGGACCGCAGCCTGCTGGAGGTGTCTGAGGCGGAATGGGAAGCCATGAAGCCGCAGTTGGCGGGGGTGACGACGGACACGCTGACGCGCATCATGGAGGTGTTGAGCGAGTGCGAGCTGCAACTGCGGGAGGCGGCCTCGCGCAAGATACTCATCGAGCTGGCGTTGTGGAAGGCCTGTCAGGCGCGGCAGGCGGTGAGTTTGGAGGCGGTGTTGCAGCAGTTGCAGCGACTGCGCACGGAGGCGGCGGCGGGCGGGGCCAGTGAGGCGCCGGCCTCCGCAGCGGCCCCGCCTGCGGGTTCGTTGCGCGCGGCGGTGGAGGCGCAAACGGGCCGGGCCTCACGACCGGCGCCGGCGGCAGCACCGGCCAATCCGCCTTCGGGGGCGCCACCGCCGCAGGCGCGAGCCGCCAACGAGCCGGTGGCGGGGACGGCGTTGCAGGAGCTGTGGGGGCGGTTGCTGGCGGAGATGCGGGAGCAGCGCCCCATGTTGTATTCCTCGTTTGCGCTGGCGTTTCCCGTTTCCTTTGAGCGGGGGGATTTGGTCATTGGTTTTGCGCCCGATAACAAGGCCAATATGGTATTGGCCAGTGGGGATGCGCATCGGGCGTGGCTGGTGCAGCGGCTGGCGGCCCTGGGGTGGCCGGACGTGCGGCTGAAGTTCATCGAGGCGAGTCCGCCTGCGGCCCCGTTGCCGGCGGTGACGGCGTCCGCGCCAGCCGAGGCGGGTGCATCGGCGGCGGCCCCGGCGGCGGCGCCCAAGGGTGCGCCCAAGAATTTGAATGACTATAAGAATGATCCGGAAATTGCCCGGGCGCTGGAGCTGTTTCGGGGCATGTTGCGGCAGGTGGTCCATCCATCGGGGAATACTTGA
- a CDS encoding YkvA family protein yields the protein MPEIANYVSHGARLITPVIMEKVLRQLPMWKIEFTQIQAPKYPHLVTQLEFLVDAVEDFAEGADKELPYVAVAEALFALMYAHKKVDIIPDFMATLGHADDSSVVRAALIQNEKAFAAYAQRHKRDWKRITSKP from the coding sequence ATGCCAGAGATTGCCAACTATGTGAGCCACGGGGCGCGGCTGATTACACCCGTCATCATGGAAAAAGTGCTGCGCCAGCTCCCCATGTGGAAAATCGAATTCACGCAAATTCAAGCGCCCAAGTACCCCCACCTGGTGACTCAACTGGAGTTTCTGGTGGACGCCGTGGAAGACTTCGCCGAGGGCGCGGACAAGGAGCTGCCCTATGTGGCCGTGGCCGAGGCCCTCTTTGCCCTCATGTACGCCCACAAAAAAGTGGACATCATCCCCGACTTCATGGCCACCCTCGGCCATGCCGATGATTCCAGCGTCGTGCGCGCCGCCCTCATCCAGAATGAAAAGGCCTTCGCCGCCTACGCCCAGCGGCACAAACGCGACTGGAAACGCATCACCAGCAAGCCCTGA
- a CDS encoding HAD family hydrolase, whose product MKPKIVVFDLGNVLVDFDYRDSARALAEHASASAEEIYRFLFADGWLVQYEISAISSELFYTGFCRATGYRGTREYFEHWLGHIFVPIAPMVELLEEIRARGYPTWLFSNTNDIAARCVYEDFEFFRKFTGYIYSYEIRSMKPHPPMYETLEQRSGCRGAEILYLDDRPENVAAGVARGWQGMVHHDPAQTVPAVWAILENSISART is encoded by the coding sequence ATGAAACCGAAAATTGTGGTTTTTGATTTGGGGAATGTGCTGGTGGATTTTGATTACCGCGACTCCGCCCGGGCGCTGGCGGAGCACGCGAGCGCTTCCGCCGAGGAAATCTACCGGTTTCTGTTTGCGGATGGCTGGCTGGTTCAATATGAAATCAGCGCCATTTCCTCCGAATTGTTTTATACCGGCTTTTGCCGGGCCACCGGTTACCGCGGCACGCGTGAATATTTCGAGCACTGGCTGGGGCATATTTTCGTGCCCATCGCGCCGATGGTGGAGCTGTTGGAGGAGATTCGCGCCCGGGGTTATCCGACGTGGCTGTTCAGCAACACCAATGACATTGCGGCGCGGTGCGTATATGAGGATTTTGAGTTTTTCCGGAAGTTCACCGGCTACATTTATTCCTACGAAATCCGCAGCATGAAACCGCATCCGCCCATGTATGAGACGCTGGAGCAGCGCTCCGGCTGCCGGGGGGCGGAGATTCTTTATCTGGATGACCGGCCGGAGAATGTGGCGGCGGGCGTGGCCCGGGGGTGGCAGGGGATGGTGCATCATGACCCGGCCCAGACGGTGCCAGCGGTGTGGGCGATTCTGGAAAATTCCATTTCTGCCCGGACATGA
- the mutS gene encoding DNA mismatch repair protein MutS: MASETQLTPMMAQYRRIKSELPKDALLLFRLGDFYEMFFDDAKTGAEVCHLALTRRQQVPMCGIPYHAASGYIAKLLRAGHKVAICDQMEDARPGHLVKREVTQILSPGTHFDERLLQAERNNFLASVYPLNGRFGVAVVDLTTASFRATELTSETELTAELDRLAPAEIIVPAEAAALQTLLRPLHRFLNGYEDWVFAPETAVHTVREHFKVATLDGFGLRGHPAAVGAAGGALHYLTQHLRRDVSHLTTLSYYQTSEFLTLDATTLRHLEVLEPLHRDAPKAATLHGACNRTRTPMGARRLRDWLSQPLANATAIRRRQDVVAAWVQNPPLLEQFREQLEDIRDLERTLSRLSTGAGNARDLLALRLALLRLPALREVLRQLIEAQSRASEPTLLPPEPPPPDQPPSLLEELTAQITELPAVADLIGRAMVEDPPLALKEGGLIRDGFNPQLDELRNAMRGGKDWIAQLQQREIERTGIASLKVRFNSVFGYYIEITKANLDKVPPEYQRKQTIANGERFITPELKQMEAKILGAEERAARLEYELFQEVRGEVLRHLPTLQQTAAAIAQLDVLATFAENARLFQYCRPDVRDEGILSIRDGRHPMLEQTLVEERFVPNDVFLDGTTRQIALITGPNMAGKSTYLRQVALLVLLAHTGSFIPATEARIDLVDRIFTRIGASDDLARGQSTFMVEMSETANILNNATRRSLIILDEIGRGTSTFDGLSLAWSIVEHLHNVVGAKVLFATHYHELTELAARLPRLANFNVAVREWHDKILFLRKIVEGGTDKSYGIQVARLAGVPKAVIDRAKVILRNLEESELTPEGNVRQPARQRAEREKLQALEPNPQLDLFASS; encoded by the coding sequence ATGGCTTCAGAAACACAACTGACTCCCATGATGGCGCAGTATCGCCGCATCAAAAGCGAGCTGCCCAAGGATGCCCTGTTGCTGTTTCGCCTCGGCGACTTCTACGAAATGTTCTTCGATGACGCCAAAACCGGCGCCGAAGTCTGCCATCTGGCCCTCACCCGCCGCCAGCAGGTCCCCATGTGCGGCATCCCCTACCATGCCGCCTCCGGTTACATCGCCAAACTCCTCCGCGCCGGCCACAAAGTCGCCATTTGCGACCAGATGGAAGACGCCCGCCCCGGCCATCTGGTCAAACGCGAAGTCACCCAAATCCTTTCCCCCGGCACCCATTTCGACGAACGCCTCCTCCAGGCCGAGCGCAACAATTTCCTTGCCTCCGTCTATCCGCTCAACGGCCGCTTCGGCGTCGCCGTCGTGGACCTCACCACCGCCAGTTTCCGCGCCACCGAATTAACCTCGGAAACCGAACTCACCGCCGAACTCGACCGCCTGGCCCCCGCTGAAATCATCGTGCCCGCCGAAGCCGCCGCCCTCCAGACCCTCCTCCGCCCCCTTCACCGCTTCCTCAACGGCTACGAAGACTGGGTCTTCGCCCCGGAAACCGCCGTCCACACCGTCCGCGAACATTTCAAGGTGGCCACCCTCGATGGTTTCGGCCTGCGCGGCCATCCCGCCGCCGTGGGCGCCGCCGGCGGCGCCTTGCATTACCTCACCCAGCACCTCCGGCGCGACGTCTCCCACCTCACCACCCTTTCCTATTACCAAACCAGCGAGTTCCTGACTCTCGACGCCACCACCCTCCGCCACCTCGAAGTCCTGGAACCCTTGCACCGCGACGCCCCCAAAGCCGCCACCCTCCACGGCGCCTGCAACCGCACCCGCACCCCCATGGGCGCCCGCAGACTGCGCGACTGGCTCTCCCAGCCCCTCGCCAATGCCACCGCCATCCGCCGCCGCCAGGACGTCGTCGCCGCCTGGGTGCAAAACCCGCCCCTCCTCGAACAATTCCGCGAACAGCTCGAAGACATCCGCGACCTCGAGCGCACCCTCAGCCGCCTGAGCACCGGCGCCGGCAACGCCCGCGACCTCCTCGCCCTGCGCCTCGCCCTCCTCCGCCTCCCCGCCCTGCGCGAGGTTTTGCGCCAGCTTATTGAGGCCCAATCCCGCGCCAGCGAGCCCACCCTCCTGCCCCCGGAGCCGCCGCCCCCGGACCAGCCCCCCTCCCTCCTCGAGGAGCTGACCGCCCAGATTACCGAGCTGCCCGCCGTCGCTGACCTCATCGGCCGCGCCATGGTGGAAGACCCGCCCCTCGCCTTGAAAGAAGGCGGCCTCATCCGCGACGGCTTCAACCCCCAGCTCGACGAATTGCGCAACGCCATGCGCGGCGGCAAAGACTGGATTGCCCAATTGCAACAGCGCGAAATCGAGCGCACCGGCATCGCCTCCCTCAAAGTGCGCTTCAATTCCGTCTTCGGCTACTACATCGAAATCACCAAGGCCAACCTTGACAAGGTGCCGCCTGAATACCAGCGCAAACAAACCATCGCCAACGGCGAGCGCTTCATCACGCCCGAACTCAAACAAATGGAGGCCAAAATCCTCGGCGCCGAAGAACGCGCCGCCCGCCTGGAATACGAGCTTTTCCAGGAGGTCCGCGGCGAAGTCCTCCGCCATCTGCCCACCCTCCAACAAACCGCCGCCGCCATCGCCCAACTGGACGTGCTGGCCACCTTCGCCGAAAACGCCCGCCTCTTCCAATACTGCCGCCCCGACGTCCGCGACGAAGGCATCCTCTCCATCCGCGACGGCCGCCACCCCATGCTCGAACAAACCCTGGTGGAAGAACGCTTCGTCCCCAATGACGTCTTCCTGGACGGCACCACCCGCCAAATCGCCCTCATCACCGGCCCCAACATGGCCGGCAAAAGCACCTACCTCCGCCAGGTCGCCCTCCTCGTCCTCCTCGCCCACACCGGCTCCTTCATCCCCGCCACCGAAGCCCGCATTGACCTCGTGGACCGCATCTTCACCCGCATCGGCGCCAGCGATGACCTCGCCCGCGGCCAGTCCACCTTCATGGTCGAAATGAGCGAAACCGCCAACATCCTCAACAACGCCACCCGCCGCAGCCTCATCATCCTCGACGAAATCGGACGCGGCACCAGCACCTTCGACGGCCTCAGCCTCGCCTGGAGCATCGTCGAACACCTCCACAACGTCGTCGGCGCCAAAGTCCTCTTTGCCACCCATTACCACGAACTCACCGAACTGGCCGCCCGCCTCCCCCGCCTCGCCAACTTCAACGTCGCCGTCCGCGAATGGCACGACAAAATCCTCTTCCTCCGCAAAATCGTCGAAGGCGGCACTGACAAAAGCTACGGCATCCAGGTCGCCCGCCTCGCCGGCGTCCCCAAGGCCGTCATTGACCGCGCCAAAGTCATCCTGCGCAACCTCGAAGAATCCGAGCTTACCCCCGAGGGCAACGTCCGCCAGCCCGCCCGCCAGCGCGCCGAACGCGAAAAACTTCAGGCCCTCGAACCCAATCCCCAGCTCGACCTCTTTGCCTCCAGCTAA
- a CDS encoding bifunctional 4-hydroxy-2-oxoglutarate aldolase/2-dehydro-3-deoxy-phosphogluconate aldolase: MRSKAKIISDIHFLGVVAVIRAEQPEQVVPLCEALVKGGVSILEITMTVPDAVNVMKNVIKSLGQHAIVGMGSVLDGAMARAALDAGAEFVVSPITKVEVAAAARGAQRVCMLGAYTPTEAQLAHTSGADFVKIFPADNLGPVYLRALRAPMPHLKMVPTGGVTLQNAAEFIKAGAAALGIGSSLITKEILRDANWAELSRLAGEYARIVREAKEGR, encoded by the coding sequence ATGAGATCGAAGGCCAAAATTATTTCGGACATTCATTTTCTGGGCGTGGTGGCCGTTATCCGCGCGGAGCAGCCGGAGCAAGTGGTTCCGTTGTGTGAGGCGCTGGTCAAAGGGGGGGTGAGCATTCTGGAAATCACCATGACCGTGCCGGACGCGGTGAATGTGATGAAAAACGTCATCAAGTCCCTGGGCCAGCATGCCATTGTGGGGATGGGGTCGGTGCTGGATGGGGCCATGGCGCGCGCGGCGTTGGACGCGGGGGCGGAGTTTGTGGTGTCGCCCATCACCAAGGTGGAGGTGGCGGCGGCGGCGCGGGGCGCGCAACGGGTCTGCATGTTGGGGGCGTACACGCCCACCGAGGCGCAACTGGCCCACACTTCGGGCGCGGATTTTGTGAAAATATTTCCGGCAGATAATCTTGGCCCTGTTTATCTCCGGGCGTTGCGGGCGCCGATGCCGCATTTGAAAATGGTGCCCACCGGCGGGGTCACTTTGCAAAATGCGGCCGAGTTCATCAAAGCCGGGGCGGCGGCGCTGGGCATTGGCTCGTCTTTGATTACCAAGGAAATCCTGCGCGACGCCAACTGGGCGGAATTAAGCCGGCTGGCAGGCGAGTATGCGCGGATTGTGCGCGAGGCCAAGGAGGGCCGCTAA
- the rsmI gene encoding 16S rRNA (cytidine(1402)-2'-O)-methyltransferase: MSEAAPAPTAELPPLTPGTLYLVATPIGNLEDITLRALRVLRECDVVAAEDTRHSARLLQHYGIRKPLISCFKFNEARRSEAILERLARGEKVALVTDAGSPGISDPGERVVRAARAAGYRVEAVPGPCALVAALTVSGLPTDEFHFVGFLPHKSGARRKRLEALGGVPGTLVLYESPFRIQRLLEELAEVCPEREVVLARELTKKFEEVLRGRPAELLERARQRPLKGEFVVLVSGPAHPACPSPEDSVA; this comes from the coding sequence ATGAGCGAGGCCGCCCCAGCGCCGACGGCAGAGCTGCCGCCCCTGACGCCCGGCACGTTGTACCTGGTGGCCACGCCGATTGGGAATCTGGAGGATATCACCCTGCGCGCGCTGCGGGTGTTGCGGGAATGCGATGTGGTGGCGGCGGAGGACACGCGGCATTCGGCGCGGTTGTTGCAACATTATGGCATTCGCAAGCCGCTCATCAGTTGCTTCAAGTTTAATGAGGCGCGGCGGAGCGAGGCCATTTTGGAGCGGCTGGCCCGGGGGGAGAAGGTGGCGCTCGTCACCGACGCCGGCAGTCCGGGCATCAGCGACCCGGGGGAGCGGGTGGTGCGGGCGGCGCGGGCGGCGGGTTATCGGGTGGAAGCCGTGCCCGGGCCGTGCGCGCTGGTGGCGGCATTGACGGTGAGCGGGCTGCCGACGGACGAGTTTCATTTTGTGGGCTTTTTGCCGCACAAAAGCGGGGCGCGGCGCAAGCGGCTGGAGGCGTTGGGCGGAGTGCCGGGCACGTTGGTGCTGTATGAATCGCCGTTTCGCATCCAGCGGCTGCTTGAGGAGCTGGCCGAGGTTTGCCCGGAGCGGGAGGTGGTGCTGGCGCGGGAATTGACCAAGAAGTTTGAAGAAGTGCTGCGCGGGCGGCCGGCGGAGCTGTTGGAGCGCGCCCGGCAGCGGCCGCTCAAGGGTGAATTTGTGGTGTTGGTCAGCGGCCCCGCACATCCGGCTTGTCCCTCTCCCGAGGATTCCGTAGCATGA